A genomic region of Vampirovibrio chlorellavorus contains the following coding sequences:
- a CDS encoding ABC transporter ATP-binding protein, whose amino-acid sequence MDSPPDTQSVASTSESSGSGAAVAIRVDHLTKRFHSPQGMVNALKGVTFEVPRDKVFAILGPNGAGKTTLLRILTSIMRPSSGTALIEGFELGRQNTDIRQLIGIVAQDNHFDRYLTVWQNLTLHARLHGMEKPVYEKRIQALLEQVGLYERRNDYLDHFSGGMQRRVALIRALIHRPRLLFLDEPSTGLDPAARLEIWETIQVLKQETTVILTTHYMEEADRLSDLVMILNYGEVMMIGTPQELKARISPPNMYELTLTEPLAERYQEQLAPWISQVTVLDRDALHFRLNHREDLSALMARIEPAHLKSLGLAQADMETVYLTVAGKSMATFKAGSGDWKDSEAAAG is encoded by the coding sequence GTGGACAGTCCCCCAGACACCCAGTCGGTTGCCTCCACTTCGGAATCCTCTGGTTCCGGGGCGGCGGTGGCCATTCGGGTGGATCACCTGACCAAGCGCTTTCACAGTCCGCAAGGAATGGTAAATGCCCTGAAGGGAGTCACGTTTGAGGTTCCCCGGGACAAGGTTTTCGCCATACTGGGCCCCAATGGGGCTGGTAAAACCACCTTGTTGCGCATTTTAACTTCTATTATGCGGCCCAGCAGTGGAACCGCCCTGATTGAGGGCTTTGAGCTGGGGCGGCAAAACACCGATATTCGACAACTGATTGGCATTGTGGCCCAGGACAACCACTTCGATCGCTATCTGACCGTATGGCAGAATTTGACCCTGCATGCCCGCTTGCACGGTATGGAAAAGCCGGTTTATGAAAAGCGCATACAGGCCCTGTTGGAGCAAGTGGGTCTGTATGAGCGGCGGAACGATTACCTGGATCACTTTTCTGGAGGGATGCAGCGGCGGGTGGCTCTCATTCGGGCCCTGATTCATCGCCCCCGGCTGTTGTTTCTGGATGAACCATCCACCGGGCTGGATCCGGCGGCCCGGCTGGAGATTTGGGAGACTATTCAGGTCCTGAAGCAGGAAACCACCGTGATCCTGACTACGCACTACATGGAAGAGGCCGATCGCCTGAGTGATCTGGTCATGATTTTGAACTACGGGGAGGTCATGATGATTGGCACCCCGCAAGAGCTGAAGGCCCGCATTTCCCCGCCCAATATGTACGAACTGACCCTGACGGAGCCGTTGGCCGAGCGGTATCAAGAGCAATTGGCCCCCTGGATTTCTCAGGTCACCGTGCTGGACCGGGATGCCTTGCACTTCCGTTTAAATCACCGAGAAGATTTGAGCGCCTTAATGGCCCGCATTGAACCGGCCCATTTAAAGTCGCTGGGCTTGGCTCAGGCGGACATGGAAACGGTGTATCTGACCGTGGCCGGAAAGTCCATGGCCACTTTCAAGGCGGGATCGGGAGACTGGAAAGACAGTGAGGCCGCAGCCGGATGA
- a CDS encoding ABC transporter permease — MKLIYFRRGVWPIAHKVLLQEAQGWLNESINTIAIPFTFFLAFGLGLKGYIAEVEGVSYMAFLTPGLITMTILLEAYRTGAWGLWMDRWHQKMLDEYRIKPIHTTDIIMGEILGGFMVALIKGAIVAAILLLFSPVVIRWDALPLYFLLVFPGCIFFTCVGSMVGTSFPKPDHIAQSQTIFITPLLYLGGLFFPITALPGWIGPVIQWLPTTAAFEGGRDILLNHHIEWRYLLVIWAFALFSFVGATWFFREKLSE; from the coding sequence ATGAAGTTGATTTATTTTCGTCGGGGGGTGTGGCCCATTGCCCATAAGGTGCTGTTGCAGGAGGCTCAGGGCTGGCTGAATGAATCCATCAACACCATTGCCATTCCCTTTACCTTCTTTTTGGCCTTTGGATTGGGCCTGAAGGGCTATATCGCCGAGGTGGAGGGCGTTTCCTACATGGCCTTCCTCACCCCGGGGCTGATCACCATGACCATCCTGCTGGAAGCCTATCGCACCGGGGCCTGGGGCCTGTGGATGGATCGCTGGCATCAGAAAATGCTGGATGAATATCGCATCAAGCCCATCCACACCACCGACATTATTATGGGCGAAATTCTGGGTGGCTTTATGGTGGCCCTGATCAAAGGGGCCATCGTGGCGGCCATCTTGCTGCTGTTCTCCCCGGTGGTCATCCGCTGGGATGCCTTGCCCCTGTACTTCTTACTGGTCTTTCCGGGCTGTATATTTTTCACCTGCGTGGGTAGCATGGTGGGCACCTCCTTTCCCAAGCCGGATCATATCGCCCAGTCTCAAACCATTTTCATCACCCCGCTTTTGTATTTGGGCGGTCTGTTTTTTCCCATTACCGCCCTGCCGGGCTGGATAGGCCCTGTCATTCAGTGGCTCCCCACCACGGCGGCCTTCGAGGGCGGTCGGGATATTCTGCTCAATCATCATATCGAGTGGCGCTACCTTCTGGTGATTTGGGCCTTCGCCCTGTTTAGCTTTGTGGGCGCCACCTGGTTTTTCCGGGAGAAGCTCTCGGAATAG
- a CDS encoding alpha/beta hydrolase, whose amino-acid sequence MPAIQPGLKPVLYASTSKSALRHQPGLQALAATSPRFQGRLLNWREEEPAEAPDDGKPEKNGNQGPQTVLGQIQTLMTSLIGLLPPRALHALEHKNLFAGHYMPDLKVSLPEVKKQHPHLKEMLNQIEEVSFQSSHYPDIRNYGWFIPPRAGKPTILHAMGNKSSLVSILRYHPLIEDGYGFMAYEYPGYGSTPGKPSELGLYQSAFMASEFLQQDKHIPAEEQVFHGISLGGAVTAELAHRVGRNKAVILESTMTSFPDVAKRKVENYAPAWLAPLHKLTFSQMQSIEKMPTIKAPLLVLHGDKDTLMPRHFAHQLWERAGTPLPLKKLITFRDQGHNIDTGHSVPAIRQFLKELPESPVR is encoded by the coding sequence ATGCCTGCCATTCAGCCGGGCTTAAAGCCCGTACTTTACGCATCCACCAGCAAAAGCGCCCTGCGTCATCAACCCGGCCTGCAAGCACTGGCCGCCACTTCACCCAGATTTCAGGGTCGCTTGCTAAACTGGCGAGAGGAAGAACCGGCTGAGGCGCCCGACGATGGAAAACCGGAAAAAAACGGGAATCAGGGCCCACAAACCGTACTTGGCCAGATCCAGACCCTGATGACCAGCCTGATTGGCCTCCTGCCGCCCCGTGCCCTGCATGCCCTGGAACACAAAAATCTGTTTGCCGGGCACTACATGCCGGATCTGAAAGTATCGCTGCCTGAAGTCAAAAAGCAGCATCCGCATTTAAAGGAGATGCTGAACCAGATTGAAGAGGTGTCCTTTCAGTCCTCTCATTACCCGGATATCCGCAACTACGGATGGTTTATTCCGCCCAGGGCGGGCAAGCCCACCATCCTGCATGCCATGGGCAACAAATCCTCCTTGGTCAGTATTTTGCGCTACCATCCCCTAATTGAGGATGGGTATGGCTTTATGGCCTATGAATACCCTGGCTACGGAAGCACCCCCGGCAAGCCCAGTGAATTGGGGCTGTATCAATCCGCCTTTATGGCCAGCGAGTTTTTACAACAGGATAAGCACATTCCTGCCGAAGAGCAGGTGTTCCATGGCATTTCGCTGGGCGGGGCAGTCACCGCCGAATTGGCCCACCGGGTGGGGCGGAACAAGGCGGTAATACTGGAATCCACCATGACCAGCTTCCCGGATGTGGCCAAGCGCAAGGTGGAAAACTATGCGCCCGCCTGGCTGGCCCCGCTGCACAAGCTGACCTTCAGCCAAATGCAGTCCATTGAAAAAATGCCCACCATCAAAGCCCCGTTGCTGGTCTTGCACGGAGACAAAGACACCCTCATGCCCCGGCATTTCGCCCATCAGCTCTGGGAGCGGGCTGGAACCCCACTCCCCCTCAAGAAGCTGATTACCTTTCGGGATCAGGGGCACAACATCGATACCGGACATTCAGTGCCCGCCATTCGCCAGTTTTTAAAAGAACTGCCCGAAAGCCCTGTGCGCTGA
- a CDS encoding tetratricopeptide repeat protein: MSQPHPESKWQSFSLSRLPELSSTRQVSAEHFLSLGNRHYNDYLTRSAKRDLDVAITNYRQALDMNPALPEAHVKLAAALWDRGGISLELAMEYCDTGLALNPDFSEAHLFKGYFLRQSGRLEEAIYHFRQAATKAQKGQSPARAHLALGKTLIQKSQFAYEMPLISRAMLWAQGFQRMTVGALQLPTDQAACRVILKAFTADFQIFGLLGGARLLKTLGLAPLAGSLYQWATRTMPQEGIFYHLLGDFHAERDNRDGALYYYTRAQELEPDNLVLHKKLGHVYNACNDRDNAVRSLEKVVEAEAADFDTYYTLAQVYCDQAQYMRSLYYYKELLNQQPDNAYVHSNMAYVLFKLNDFDGAIQEYQTAIKLGKDAVWTATVAQTLGTIQYQVRGDLEAAVSMFQLASQLDPADLECLSMLGDIYTEQGNFEAAIETYRYILSVAPDNAECHNYMGYLLWQMDKNDEAIVAYKQALALNPDNPIAYNNLGVIYLDEKCQLPMALEMFQTAFEQKPDYTLACFNVARVYEAMGETALAAKGYAQALTLNADNQEMQSAEIQERLDNLFMT; this comes from the coding sequence ATGAGTCAACCGCATCCCGAGTCCAAGTGGCAGTCGTTTTCCTTGTCCCGTTTGCCGGAACTCAGTTCAACCCGGCAAGTGTCCGCGGAGCATTTTTTATCGCTCGGGAACCGACACTATAACGATTATTTAACGCGCAGTGCCAAACGCGATCTGGATGTGGCCATTACCAATTATCGGCAGGCCCTGGATATGAACCCGGCCCTGCCGGAAGCGCATGTGAAGCTGGCGGCGGCCCTGTGGGACCGGGGGGGCATTTCTCTGGAGTTGGCCATGGAATATTGCGACACCGGTTTGGCCCTGAATCCCGATTTTAGTGAAGCCCACCTGTTTAAAGGCTACTTCTTGCGGCAATCGGGTCGGTTGGAAGAGGCCATTTATCACTTCCGTCAGGCGGCCACCAAGGCGCAAAAGGGCCAAAGCCCGGCTCGGGCTCATCTGGCTCTGGGCAAAACCCTGATTCAAAAATCACAGTTCGCTTATGAAATGCCGCTCATCAGCCGAGCGATGCTTTGGGCTCAGGGATTTCAGCGGATGACCGTGGGGGCGCTCCAGTTACCTACCGATCAGGCTGCTTGCAGGGTCATACTGAAAGCCTTTACTGCCGATTTCCAGATTTTCGGGTTACTGGGCGGGGCCCGGCTCCTGAAAACCCTGGGTCTGGCGCCGCTGGCCGGCAGCCTCTACCAGTGGGCGACCCGCACCATGCCGCAGGAAGGCATCTTCTATCACCTGCTGGGGGATTTTCATGCCGAACGGGACAATCGGGATGGGGCCCTGTATTACTACACCCGGGCTCAGGAGCTGGAGCCGGACAATCTTGTCCTGCATAAAAAGCTGGGCCATGTGTACAACGCCTGCAACGACCGGGATAATGCCGTGCGTAGTCTGGAAAAAGTGGTGGAGGCCGAGGCTGCGGATTTTGATACCTATTACACCCTGGCCCAGGTCTACTGTGATCAGGCCCAGTACATGCGCTCTCTCTACTATTATAAAGAGTTGCTCAACCAGCAGCCGGACAACGCCTACGTGCATAGCAACATGGCCTATGTGCTGTTCAAGCTGAACGACTTTGACGGGGCCATTCAGGAGTATCAAACGGCCATCAAGCTGGGTAAGGATGCGGTTTGGACGGCCACGGTGGCCCAAACGCTGGGAACCATTCAGTATCAGGTCCGAGGCGATCTGGAAGCGGCGGTCAGTATGTTTCAGTTGGCCTCCCAGTTGGACCCCGCTGATCTGGAGTGCCTGAGCATGCTGGGTGATATCTACACGGAGCAAGGCAATTTTGAGGCCGCCATTGAGACTTATCGCTATATTTTGAGCGTGGCCCCGGACAATGCCGAATGCCACAACTACATGGGTTACCTGCTATGGCAAATGGATAAGAATGATGAGGCCATTGTGGCTTATAAGCAGGCCTTGGCCCTGAATCCGGACAACCCCATTGCCTATAACAATCTGGGGGTTATTTATCTGGATGAAAAATGTCAGTTGCCAATGGCATTGGAAATGTTCCAGACCGCCTTTGAGCAAAAGCCGGATTACACGCTGGCCTGCTTCAATGTGGCCCGGGTGTACGAGGCCATGGGCGAAACGGCTCTGGCGGCCAAGGGCTATGCCCAGGCACTGACCCTGAACGCCGACAATCAGGAAATGCAGTCTGCTGAAATTCAGGAGCGGCTGGACAACCTGTTTATGACCTAA
- a CDS encoding DUF3326 domain-containing protein codes for MRQRPFVAGMIIPTGIGASQGGFAGDATPYLNLLASVCDVLLTHPNVANAAVFQKLPANALYVEGYGLDQFLRGQWALRAAQHQRIGVVLDAGMPEDMRVLHINTINAVKSVYGVDIMGFILTDEPIHTGCEMTASGCSSGYLRNPDVLLNACQRLQAQGATAIALCMLLPELEEDEALLESTYRQGGGVDPIGGIEGILSHLVVAELGIPCANAPVFVWEKAKPVLDEVLDPRTAAEFIAPTFLPCVLTGLTQAPALRPIAQAQAGDLTLNDLSALVVPANALGGQPVLAALSQGVPVLAVESNQSVLSMTANLFEALPPARRQLLRSVHSYEEAAGVLQAMRLGLTLDKQPVTEFSSKTLSIRS; via the coding sequence ATGCGACAGCGGCCCTTTGTGGCCGGGATGATTATCCCCACAGGCATCGGCGCGTCCCAAGGGGGCTTTGCCGGAGACGCCACCCCCTATTTAAACCTGCTGGCCAGCGTGTGCGATGTGCTGCTTACCCATCCCAACGTGGCCAATGCCGCTGTTTTTCAGAAACTGCCAGCCAATGCCCTGTACGTGGAGGGCTACGGACTGGATCAATTCCTGAGAGGGCAATGGGCCTTGCGAGCCGCACAACATCAGCGCATCGGGGTGGTGCTGGATGCGGGGATGCCCGAAGACATGCGTGTATTGCACATTAACACCATCAACGCCGTTAAAAGCGTTTACGGGGTGGACATTATGGGTTTTATCCTGACCGATGAGCCCATACACACCGGCTGCGAGATGACCGCTTCTGGCTGTTCCTCCGGCTATTTAAGGAACCCGGACGTACTGCTGAACGCTTGCCAACGCCTGCAAGCGCAAGGGGCCACCGCCATTGCCTTGTGCATGCTACTGCCGGAACTGGAAGAGGATGAGGCATTGCTGGAAAGCACCTACCGCCAGGGCGGCGGTGTGGACCCCATCGGGGGAATTGAAGGCATCCTGTCGCATCTGGTGGTTGCCGAACTGGGCATCCCCTGCGCCAATGCCCCCGTTTTTGTGTGGGAAAAGGCCAAGCCCGTGCTGGATGAAGTGCTGGACCCTCGCACGGCCGCAGAATTTATTGCTCCCACCTTTTTGCCCTGTGTGCTGACCGGACTGACCCAAGCCCCCGCTCTGCGGCCCATTGCGCAAGCCCAAGCGGGGGACTTGACGCTCAACGACCTTTCGGCGCTGGTGGTACCGGCCAACGCCCTGGGCGGACAGCCCGTGTTGGCCGCCCTCAGCCAAGGCGTTCCCGTGTTGGCCGTGGAAAGCAATCAAAGCGTGTTATCCATGACTGCCAATCTGTTTGAGGCCCTACCACCCGCTCGTAGACAGCTGCTCCGGTCCGTACACTCCTATGAGGAAGCGGCGGGGGTGCTGCAAGCCATGCGGTTGGGTCTGACCCTGGACAAGCAGCCAGTCACCGAGTTTTCGTCCAAAACGCTTTCAATTAGGTCATAA
- the hpt gene encoding hypoxanthine phosphoribosyltransferase, translated as MSQAASPTVYKPEQLDIHFSEAQIQQRIQEMAGQINETYAGCDKLIIVAVLKGSFMFVADLIRHIKIPCQIEFVRLASYGNGQVSSGSVKPVDLSLPSLSGENVLIVEDIIDTGLTLHFFMDYVKSLHHTQSLRLAVLLDKKEARQNEVQVDFSGFTVGNQFLVGYGLDYAGYYRNLPYIGVVRDAGQFTEG; from the coding sequence ATGAGCCAAGCCGCCTCGCCCACCGTTTACAAGCCGGAACAACTGGATATCCACTTCAGTGAAGCGCAAATTCAGCAGCGGATTCAGGAGATGGCGGGGCAGATCAACGAGACCTACGCAGGCTGCGACAAGTTGATCATCGTGGCCGTGCTGAAGGGCTCCTTTATGTTTGTGGCCGATCTCATCCGCCATATCAAAATCCCTTGCCAGATTGAGTTTGTGCGATTGGCCAGCTACGGGAACGGACAGGTCTCTTCCGGCAGCGTAAAGCCCGTGGATTTGTCCCTGCCTTCTCTCTCCGGGGAAAACGTTTTGATTGTGGAAGATATCATTGATACCGGCCTGACCCTGCACTTCTTTATGGATTACGTGAAATCCTTACACCACACCCAATCCCTGCGGCTGGCCGTGTTGCTGGACAAAAAAGAGGCCCGCCAGAATGAAGTTCAGGTCGATTTTTCCGGCTTTACCGTGGGCAACCAGTTTTTAGTGGGCTATGGGCTGGATTACGCGGGCTACTACCGAAACCTGCCCTACATCGGAGTGGTTCGGGACGCAGGCCAATTCACTGAAGGCTAA
- the tilS gene encoding tRNA lysidine(34) synthetase TilS: MSLILDSVIDNLKAEGFLQSTPRTHVVLAYSGGADSTALLFLLAELQQKYPLEVTAAYFNHGWRGTPPEELPLVHQNCLKCGIPLVIIQADKTLPKTEKAAREARYEQLTRLAKDLQADAVLTAHHADDQIETLLFRIMRGTGIDGLAGIHKRLTYSAPGLGSIPVLRPLLDTARKKVLEYAQEKQLAYFNDPTNQENRFQRNKIRNQVLPQLVQQFPQVKNSLFRLSLVTEGDLQIIEDSIQAVWSEVYGQDDAGPYLSTLRFNQLGLPYQRRILKRFLAEQDLYADFESIEDILAFIRGDGRKNLDSALKSLENTEGGRSRFMALYKNRLRIIADPEREPVNVSVAVPIPGHLQVPELDSTFYAQPWQEPEKVRISPIRPNDNQQVYVNLAEFADKPLELRTRKPGDKFHPMGMEAPIKLKKFLINRSVPRFTRNGLKVLALGNEVLWVPGLGISQKLKIKDKTPPTHLLKLKKGLLPPEEWRVIEEAPDREALLPEPSFFTEELVTGADTE, from the coding sequence ATACCCACTAGAGGTGACCGCCGCCTATTTCAATCATGGCTGGCGAGGCACCCCACCGGAAGAACTGCCTCTGGTGCATCAAAATTGTCTCAAATGCGGCATTCCGCTGGTGATTATTCAGGCCGATAAAACGCTTCCCAAAACGGAAAAAGCGGCCCGGGAAGCCCGCTATGAGCAACTGACCCGGTTGGCCAAAGACTTACAGGCCGATGCCGTTTTAACCGCCCACCACGCCGATGATCAGATCGAAACCCTGCTCTTCCGCATTATGCGAGGCACCGGCATTGATGGGCTGGCGGGTATCCACAAGCGCCTGACCTACAGCGCACCGGGCCTTGGCAGCATTCCCGTTTTACGCCCCTTGCTGGATACCGCCCGTAAAAAAGTGCTGGAGTACGCTCAGGAAAAGCAGCTGGCCTACTTCAACGACCCCACCAATCAGGAAAATCGGTTTCAGCGCAACAAAATTCGCAATCAAGTGCTGCCTCAACTCGTGCAGCAGTTTCCGCAAGTCAAAAACTCCCTGTTCCGCCTCAGTCTGGTGACCGAGGGGGATTTACAGATCATCGAGGACAGCATTCAGGCGGTTTGGAGCGAAGTGTACGGACAAGATGACGCTGGCCCCTATCTGTCCACCCTGCGTTTCAATCAGCTGGGCCTGCCCTATCAGCGGCGCATTTTAAAACGCTTTCTGGCAGAACAGGATTTATACGCTGATTTTGAAAGCATCGAGGACATTTTGGCCTTTATCCGCGGCGATGGCCGCAAAAATCTGGATTCCGCCTTAAAATCACTGGAAAATACCGAAGGTGGTCGCAGCCGGTTTATGGCCCTGTACAAGAATCGCTTGCGCATTATTGCCGACCCGGAGCGAGAGCCGGTCAATGTCTCCGTGGCGGTACCCATCCCCGGCCACCTGCAAGTGCCGGAACTGGACAGCACGTTTTACGCCCAGCCCTGGCAGGAGCCTGAAAAGGTTCGTATTTCGCCCATCCGGCCCAACGATAACCAGCAAGTGTATGTCAATCTGGCGGAATTTGCCGACAAACCACTGGAGCTGCGCACTCGTAAGCCCGGTGACAAGTTTCACCCCATGGGTATGGAAGCGCCCATCAAGCTGAAAAAGTTTCTCATCAACCGGAGCGTGCCCCGCTTTACCCGCAATGGGCTGAAAGTGCTGGCCCTGGGCAACGAAGTGCTTTGGGTGCCCGGATTGGGCATCAGTCAAAAACTGAAAATCAAGGATAAAACCCCCCCCACCCACCTGCTCAAGCTGAAAAAAGGGTTACTGCCGCCCGAAGAGTGGCGGGTCATTGAAGAGGCCCCGGATCGGGAAGCCCTATTGCCGGAGCCATCGTTTTTTACTGAGGAATTAGTCACAGGAGCCGACACCGAATGA